Proteins from one Mustela erminea isolate mMusErm1 chromosome 20, mMusErm1.Pri, whole genome shotgun sequence genomic window:
- the LOC116581312 gene encoding proliferating cell nuclear antigen-like, with protein MFEACLVQGSILKKVLEALKDLINEACWDISSSGVNLQSMDTSHVSLVQLTLRSEGFDTYRCDRNLAMGVNLTSMSNILKCAGNEDIITLRAEDNADTLALVFEAPNQEKVSDYEMKLMDLDVEQLGIPEQEYGSVVKMPSGEFARICRDLSHIGDAVVISCAKDGVKFSASGELGNGNIKSSQTSNVDKEEEAVTIEMNEPVQLTFALRYLNFFTKATALSPTGTLNMSADVPLVVEYKIADMGHLKYYLAPKIEDEEGS; from the coding sequence ATGTTCGAGGCGTGCCTGGTCCAGGGCTCCATCCTGAAGAAGGTGCTGGAGGCGCTGAAGGATCTCATCAATGAGGCCTGCTGGGACATAAGCTCGAGCGGCGTCAACCTGCAGAGCATGGATACCTCCCACGTCTCCCTGGTGCAGCTCACCCTACGCTCCGAGGGCTTCGACACGTACCGCTGCGACCGCAACTTGGCCATGGGTGTGAACCTCACCAGCATGTCCAATATACTGAAATGCGCTGGCAATGAGGACATCATTACACTAAGGGCTGAAGATAATGCAGACACCCTGGCCCTAGTATTTGAAGCTCCAAATCAAGAAAAGGTTTCAGACtatgaaatgaaattaatggATTTAGATGTTGAACAACTTGGAATTCCAGAACAAGAGTATGGCTCTGTAGTAAAGATGCCTTCTGGTGAATTTGCACGTATATGCCGAGATCTCAGTCATATTGGAGATGCTGTTGTAATTTCCTGTGCAAAAGATGGAGTGAAATTTTCTGCAAGTGGAGAACtaggaaatggaaatattaagTCGTCACAAACAAGTAATGTCGATAAGGAGGAGGAAGCTGTTACTATAGAGATGAATGAGCCAGTTCAGCTAACTTTTGCACTGAGATACCTGAACTTCTTTACAAAAGCCACTGCACTCTCTCCTACAGGAACACTCAATATGTCTGCAGATGTACCCCTTGTTGTAGAGTATAAAATTGCCGACATGGGACATTTAAAGTACTATTTGGCTCCCAAGATCGAGGATGAAGAAGGATCTTAG